The following DNA comes from Streptomyces sp. Ag109_O5-10.
CTGCCGGATCTGCAGGGTGGCGAACGCGGTGACCGGGTAGCCGAGGGCCGCGGGGTCCACCTGGGGGCCGAACCCCTGGATCACGCCGTTCGACTGGAGCCGGTCCAGGCGGGCCTGCACGGTCCCACGGGCCACACCCAGCCTCCGGGACATCTCCAGGACCCCGATGCGCGGCTCCCGGGCCAGCAGCACCAGGATCCGCCCGTCCAGATGATCGATCGCCATGGCCCGCCTCCGGATTGGTCACCCTGTACAGAAAGTCCGCCCGTACGGCCGTACTGCTGAGCATATTGCCCAGGAGAAAGGCCATCTGTTGCGCACCTTGCGGGGCGGGTTCACGCTTCGGCCATGACGCAGACCACACAGCACACTCCCGCCGCGGCCGCCCGGCGGAATGACCCCTTCCCGGTCAAGGGAATGGACGCCGTCGTCTTCGCCGTGGGCAACGCCAAGCAGGCCGCCCACTACTACTCCACCGCCTTCGGCATGCGGCTGGTCGCGTACTCCGGTCCGGAGACCGGCAGCCGCGAGACCGCCAGCTACGTGCTGGAGAACGGCTCGGCCCGGTTCGTCCTCACCTCCGTGATCAAGCCGGACACCGAGTGGGGCCACTTCCTCTCCCGGCACGTGGCCGAGCACGGCGACGGGGTCGTCGACCTCGCCATCGAGGTGCCGGACGCCCGCGCCGCGTACGCCTACGCGGTGGAGCACGGCGCGCGGTCGGTGGCCGAACCGTACGAACTCAAGGACGAGCACGGCACCGTCGTCCTCGCCGCGATCGCCACGTACGGCGAGACCCGCCACACCCTCGTCGAGCGCACCGGCTACGACGGCCCGTACCTGCCGGGCTTCACCGCCGCGTCCCCGATCGTCGAACCCCCCGCCCGCCGTACCTTCCAGGCCGTCGACCACTGCGTCGGCAACGTCGAACTCGGCCGCATGAACGAGTGGGTCGGCTTCTACAACAAGGTCATGGGCTTCACGAACATGAAGGAGTTCGTGGGCGACGACATCGCCACCGAGTACAGCGCGCTGATGTCGAAGGTGGTCGCCGACGGCACCCTCAAGGTCAAGTTCCCGATCAACGAACCGGCGATCGCGAAGAAGAAGTCGCAGATCGACGAGTACCTGGAGTTCTACGGCGGGGCGGGCGTCCAGCACATCGCGCTCAACACCAACGACATCGTCGAGACGGTACGGACCATGCGCGCGGCCGGCGTCGAGTTCCTGGACACCCCCGGCTCGTACTACGACACCCTCGGCGAGTGGGTCGGCGACACCCGCGTCCCGATCGACACCCTGCGCGAGCTGAAGATCCTCGCCGACCGTGACGAGGACGGCTACCTGCTGCAGATCTTCACCAAGCCGGTCCAGGACCGCCCGACCGTCTTCTTCGAGATCATCGAACGCCACGGCTCCATGGGCTTCGGCAAGGGCAACTTCAAGGCCCTCTTCGAAGCGATCGAACGCGAACAGGACCGCCGCGGCAACCTGTGACCCACCCCCTCACCCGGGTCGCGCCGCGATGGCCGGGCGCCGTCGCGGCGGAAAGAGGACGCGTGAGTTCCGAGGCGTGCCGGTTCCCCTCGTGCCGCCGCGACGGCGCTCGGGCCGGACGGCGCCTTTCGGCGGTGCCCGGTGACCGTCGTGGTGGGCGGGTGAGGCGGCGCCTTCCTTTCGGGCCGTGACGGTGGGTCCCGGCGGGGCCGCCCGCGCGGTTGCCTCCGGCCTACTGCGGTAGTTCCTCGTTCGGGGGCTGGTTGCCGAGGGCCGTGAGGGCGGTGCGGGCGGCCGGGCTCTGGAGGGGCGAGAAGTAGGGGTTGATGCGGAGGGCGTCCTGGAGGTGGCGGCGGGCGGGGGCCTCCAGGTCCAGGTCGCGTTCGATCATGCCCCGGTGGAAGGCGTACGGCGCGCTGCGCACCCCGCCGCCCTTGGTCGAGTCGGTCGCGATCGAGGCGTAGCGCAGCGCCTCCTTGTCGTCGCCGGCCCGGTGCAGGGCCCAGCCCAGCGCGTCCGCGACCTCGATGCCGGGCTGGCGCTCCCACTCCGCCGTCAGCCGCTCCAGCGCCTCCTGGACGTCCCCGTGGTCCGCCTCGTACTGACCGATCACCAGGTCGTCGTCGACCCCGGCCGCCAGCTCCCGCCGTACCTGGGTCCGCATCAGCTCGTACTGCGCCTCCGCCTGCTGCCCCATCCCCAGCGACTCGTACAACTCGCCGAACTCCAGGGCGACCTGCGGAGCCGGCCGGTGCGCGAGCGCCCCCTGGTAGGCGGTCACCGCCTCCTGCGTACGGCCCAGCGCGGCCAGCGCCCGTCCCTGCCCGGCCCGCGCCGCCGACTGGTCGGGGTCCAGGCGCACGGCCGCCGTGAAGTGCCGCAGCGCGTCCTCCCGGTCGCCCCGCTCCCAGGCCAGCTGCCCGGCCTGGCACAGGTACGCGGCCTGCTCGGCGGGCGTCCGGGCGGCCGCCGCCGCGTCGGTCACCTGGGCCACCGCGTCCTCCCGCCAGCCCCGGTCCCGGTACACCGCGGAGGCCCGCGCCATCACCGCCGGCCTCACGTCGGCCCGGACCTTCAGCGCCATCAGTTTGTCCAGCGCGGACCGGGCCGCCTTGTAGTCGCCGAGCCCGTTGTACGCGTCGATCAGCACCGGGTACGCCGGCCACCGTTTCGGCGCCGCCTTCAGCGCCTCCTCGCCGTACCGCCTGGCCTCCGCGAAGTCCCGGCGCGCCACGGCCAGCTCCGCCAGTCCGCCCAGCGCCGCCGTGTTGTTCTCGGCGGCCACCTTCAGGGAGGTCCCCAGCGCGCGCTCGGCCCGCGGGTAGTCGCGGGTGTCGGCGGTCCTGCGCGCCCGTTCGACGTACGCGGTCCCGAGCACCGCCCAGGCCGCCGCGTCCTTCGGCTGCGCCCGCACCCGCGCCTCGCGGGCGCCGATGAGCGTCGTGAGGTCCGGCAGCGCGGCGGGCAGGCCGTTCAGGACGGCTGTCTGCGCCGCCGTGGCCGCGGCCGCGCGGGCGGCGGCCTGGGCGCGCGGCCCGGCGGCCGGGGCCGACGCGGCGCGGTGCGGCTCGCGCGGCCACAACATCACCGTGCCGCCGGCCGCCACGCCGCCCACCAGCGCGACGACCAGCAGCCGGCGCAGCACCCGGCCGCGGCGGCGCGGTGGCGCCGGTTCCGGGAGCAGCGAGGTGGCCGGTGGGGACGGTCGGTTATCCAGCGCGCACATGACGGACACTGTGCGTCAGTACGACCACTGCATCCGGGCGGCCCAAGGAGGGCACCTGTGGGGTTCACACCGATGGCCCCGGGTGCGACGCTGTGATCATGAGCCGTATCGAAGCGCCTCGGGACGAGGCCACCAGCAACCTCACCGACCGGCTCCTCGCGGGGCTGCCGGCCGACGCGGTCCTCGTCGATCCCGACGTGACCGCCTCCTACGCCAACGACATGGCGAGCTTCTGCCCGGCCGGCACCCCGGCCGTCGTCGTGCTGCCGCGCACGGTCGAGCAGGTCCAGCACGTCATGCGCGTCGCCACCGACCTGCGCGTCCCGGTCGTCCCGCAGGGCGCCCGGACCGGCCTGTCCGGCGGCGCCAACGCCACCGACGGCTGCATCGCGCTGTCCCTGACCAAGATGGACCGCGTCCTGGAGATCTCGCCGGTGGACCGCGTCGCGGTCGTCGAGCCCGGCGTCGTCAACGCCACCTTCTCCCGCGCGGTCGAGGAACACGGCCTCTACTACCCGCCGGACCCCTCCAGCTGGGAGATGTGCACGATCGGCGGCAACATCGGCACGGCGTCGGGCGGCCTGTGCTGCGTGAAGTACGGGGTCACCGCCGAGTACGTGCTCGGCCTGGACGTCGTCCTCGCCGACGGCCGCCTGATGTCCACCGGCCGCCGCACGGCGAAGGGCGTCGCGGGGTACGACCTCACCCGCCTCTTCGTCGGCTCCGAGGGCTCGCTCGGCATCGTCGTACGGGCCGTGCTGGCGCTGAAGCCCAAGCCGCCGCAGCAGCTGGTGCTGGCCGCCGAGTTCGGCTCCGCGGCCGCCGCCTGCGAGGCGGTGTGCCGGATCATGGAGGGCGGCCACGTGCCGTCCCTGCTCGAACTGATGGACCGTACGACCGTCAAGGCGGTCAACGAACTCACCCACATGGGTCTGCCGGAGTCCACCGAGGCGCTGCTGCTGGCCGCCTTCGACACTCCGGACCCGGCCGCCGACCTCGCCGCCGTCGGCAAGCTGTGCGAGGCCGCCGGCGCCACCCAGGTGGTCCCGGCCGACGACGCCGTCGAGTCCGAACTCCTCCTCCAGGCCCGCCGTTCCTCGCTCGTCGCCCTGGAGGCCGTGAAGGGCACGACGATGATCGACGACGTGTGCGTGCCCCGCTCCCGGCTCGGCGACATGATCGAGGGCGTCGAGCGCATCGCGGCGAAGCACCGGCTGACCATCGGGGTCGTCGCGCACGCCGGCGACGGCAACACCCACCCCACGGTCTGCTTCGACGCCCAGGACGACGACGAGTGCCGCCGCGCCCGCGAGTCCTTCGACGAGATCATGGGCCTCGGTCTGGAGCTCGGCGGCACCATCACCGGCGAACACGGCGTCGGCGTCCTGAAGAAGGAGTGGCTGGCCCGGGAGCTCGGGCCGGTGGGGGTGGAGATGCAGCGGGCCGTGAAGCAGGTCTTCGACCCGCTGGGCATCCTCAACCCCGGCAAGCTGTTCTGATGCCGGCCGTTCCGATTCCATTGGGGGTGGAGATGCAACGGGCCGTGAAGCAGGTCTTCGACCCGCTGGG
Coding sequences within:
- a CDS encoding FAD-binding oxidoreductase, which encodes MIMSRIEAPRDEATSNLTDRLLAGLPADAVLVDPDVTASYANDMASFCPAGTPAVVVLPRTVEQVQHVMRVATDLRVPVVPQGARTGLSGGANATDGCIALSLTKMDRVLEISPVDRVAVVEPGVVNATFSRAVEEHGLYYPPDPSSWEMCTIGGNIGTASGGLCCVKYGVTAEYVLGLDVVLADGRLMSTGRRTAKGVAGYDLTRLFVGSEGSLGIVVRAVLALKPKPPQQLVLAAEFGSAAAACEAVCRIMEGGHVPSLLELMDRTTVKAVNELTHMGLPESTEALLLAAFDTPDPAADLAAVGKLCEAAGATQVVPADDAVESELLLQARRSSLVALEAVKGTTMIDDVCVPRSRLGDMIEGVERIAAKHRLTIGVVAHAGDGNTHPTVCFDAQDDDECRRARESFDEIMGLGLELGGTITGEHGVGVLKKEWLARELGPVGVEMQRAVKQVFDPLGILNPGKLF
- a CDS encoding FAD-linked oxidase C-terminal domain-containing protein, whose product is MPAVPIPLGVEMQRAVKQVFDPLGILNPGKLF
- the hppD gene encoding 4-hydroxyphenylpyruvate dioxygenase, with product MTQTTQHTPAAAARRNDPFPVKGMDAVVFAVGNAKQAAHYYSTAFGMRLVAYSGPETGSRETASYVLENGSARFVLTSVIKPDTEWGHFLSRHVAEHGDGVVDLAIEVPDARAAYAYAVEHGARSVAEPYELKDEHGTVVLAAIATYGETRHTLVERTGYDGPYLPGFTAASPIVEPPARRTFQAVDHCVGNVELGRMNEWVGFYNKVMGFTNMKEFVGDDIATEYSALMSKVVADGTLKVKFPINEPAIAKKKSQIDEYLEFYGGAGVQHIALNTNDIVETVRTMRAAGVEFLDTPGSYYDTLGEWVGDTRVPIDTLRELKILADRDEDGYLLQIFTKPVQDRPTVFFEIIERHGSMGFGKGNFKALFEAIEREQDRRGNL
- a CDS encoding tetratricopeptide repeat protein, which codes for MCALDNRPSPPATSLLPEPAPPRRRGRVLRRLLVVALVGGVAAGGTVMLWPREPHRAASAPAAGPRAQAAARAAAATAAQTAVLNGLPAALPDLTTLIGAREARVRAQPKDAAAWAVLGTAYVERARRTADTRDYPRAERALGTSLKVAAENNTAALGGLAELAVARRDFAEARRYGEEALKAAPKRWPAYPVLIDAYNGLGDYKAARSALDKLMALKVRADVRPAVMARASAVYRDRGWREDAVAQVTDAAAAARTPAEQAAYLCQAGQLAWERGDREDALRHFTAAVRLDPDQSAARAGQGRALAALGRTQEAVTAYQGALAHRPAPQVALEFGELYESLGMGQQAEAQYELMRTQVRRELAAGVDDDLVIGQYEADHGDVQEALERLTAEWERQPGIEVADALGWALHRAGDDKEALRYASIATDSTKGGGVRSAPYAFHRGMIERDLDLEAPARRHLQDALRINPYFSPLQSPAARTALTALGNQPPNEELPQ